In Nematostella vectensis chromosome 2, jaNemVect1.1, whole genome shotgun sequence, one genomic interval encodes:
- the LOC5517975 gene encoding tRNA N(3)-methylcytidine methyltransferase METTL6, which produces MAEGKDIRDIQNETESSIQGLYPRVLTDEEKQKLERDTSCISEFKRNKLEQDARKNWDLFYKRNSTNFFKDRRWTTREFTELLNVEDEKLNEKVLLEAGCGVGNLINPLLEEGYNFYFHACDFSPRAVNFVKESPFYDEAKVNAFQCDLTKDDLLENIPACSVDIATLIFVLSAIHPDKMITALLNIFKVLKPGGLLLLRDYGLYDHAMLRFAPGHKLSEQFYVRQDGTRAFYFSQDDLEVLFKKAGFVVLMNKYVEKRTVNKKENIDVPRIFVQGKFMKPES; this is translated from the exons atggcggaaggAAAAGACATTAGAGACATTCAAAATGAGACGGAGTCTTCTATACAAGGTCTATACCCCAGAGTTTTAACAGacgaagagaaacaaaaactTGAACGAGACACTTCCTGTATTTCAGAATTCAAAAGAAACAAGTTAGAGCAAGATGCTCGTAAAAACTgggatttgttttacaagaGAAATTCAACAAACTTTTTCAAGGACAGGCGTTGGACAACAAGAGAATTCACTGAGTTACTCAACGTGGAG gATGAAAAGTTAAATGAAAAAGTTCTTCTTGAAGCTGGTTGTGGGGTAGGAAACCTCATCAACCCCTTGCTGGAAGAGGGctataatttttatttccatGCTTGTGACTTCTCACCTAGGGCTGTTAATTTTGTTAAG GAGAGCCCCTTCTATGATGAGGCAAAAGTGAATGCATTTCAATGTGATCTGACTAAAGATGATCTACTTGAAAACATTCCTGCGTGCAGTGTTGATATTGCTACCTTGATATTCGTGTTATCAGCAATTCACCCTGATAAAATGATTACTGCTTTGCTCAATATCTTCAAG GTTCTCAAGCCTGGGGGCTTACTATTATTGCGTGATTATGGACTTTATGACCATGCCATGTTGAGATTTGCTCCTGGACACAAGCTGTCAGAACAGTTCTATGTTCGTCAAGATGGAACAAGAGCCTTTTATTTTTCTCAAG ATGACTTAGAAGTGCTTTTTAAAAAGGCAGGCTTTGTAGTACTAATGAATAAGTATGTTGAAAAAAGAACTGTAAACAAAAAAGAGAATATTGATGTTCCCAGGATATTTGTGCAAGGGAAATTTATGAAACCTGAAAGCTGA
- the LOC5517976 gene encoding small ubiquitin-related modifier 1: MRDKRRERSLDFEEKAITMSEENKEVKPESEHINLKVMGSDNSEVHFKIKKTTQLKKLKAAYCDRQGVQMNSVRFLFDGQRINDDQTPKQLEMEDDDVIEVYQEQTGGL; this comes from the exons ATGCGCGATAAGCGGCGTGAACGAAGTTTGGACTTTGAAGAAAAAGCCATCACAATGAGTGAAGAAAATAAG GAAGTAAAGCCAGAGTCGGAGCACATCAACTTGAAAGTCATGGGTTCG GATAACTCCGAGGTCCATTTCAAAATAAAGAAGACCACACAGTTGAAAAAATTGAAGGCAGCCTATTGTGACAGACAG ggtgTTCAGATGAACTCAGTACGATTTCTTTTCGATGGACAAAGAATAAATGATGATCAAACTCCTAAACAG CTTGAAATGGAAGATGATGATGTAATTGAAGTATACCAAGAGCAGACAGGTGGATTATGA